From one Candidatus Hydrogenedentota bacterium genomic stretch:
- the bcp gene encoding thioredoxin-dependent thiol peroxidase, whose amino-acid sequence MPTDATVPPVGKKAPTFTATSHTGEKVRLSQFKGRYVVLYFYPKDNTPGCTVEAREFRDAHEDFLAANAVVLGVSPDSAASHCKFMERFELNFTLLADESHALAEAYGVWVEKSMYGKTFEGIQRSTFLIGPDGTLIQAWPKVKAEGHAGQVLKYLSGLQH is encoded by the coding sequence ATGCCCACTGATGCCACTGTCCCCCCCGTCGGCAAGAAAGCCCCCACCTTCACCGCGACCAGCCATACCGGCGAGAAGGTGAGGTTGAGTCAATTCAAAGGCCGGTACGTTGTGTTGTATTTCTACCCGAAGGACAACACGCCCGGGTGCACGGTAGAGGCCCGTGAGTTTCGGGACGCCCACGAGGACTTCCTGGCGGCCAATGCCGTGGTACTCGGGGTGAGTCCGGATTCCGCCGCATCGCACTGCAAGTTCATGGAGCGCTTCGAGCTCAACTTCACCCTGCTGGCGGACGAGAGCCACGCGCTGGCCGAGGCCTACGGTGTCTGGGTGGAAAAGAGCATGTACGGCAAGACCTTTGAGGGCATCCAGCGCTCCACCTTCCTCATCGGGCCGGACGGCACCCTGATCCAGGCGTGGCCCAAGGTGAAAGCCGAGGGGCACGCCGGCCAGGTACTCAAATACCTGTCCGGCCTCCAGCATTAA
- a CDS encoding HDOD domain-containing protein: MKTPNIEEALLNIRELPTLPAVLGKILSTAADPDASAIDLGRLIAADQSLSATLLKLVNSSYYGFYRQIKTVTQAIVVLGFLEVRNLTLTATAFQAFDSVPSKYDRPQLWRHSLAVAIAADRIAKLLKRNTEGCFESGLLHDIGKVVLDWLYPEFFRDAVADANAKPCSIADAELPIFGMTHATVGGLLGEYWNLPESVVETIRFHHDPAAATLDPEQVYIIAAANILTYKAGLGEASGGCAPELSPEIMARLGLTEAHCATVVAELVENAAKIEQMVGSLTGRAA; this comes from the coding sequence GTGAAAACTCCCAATATAGAAGAAGCACTGCTCAACATCCGGGAACTGCCCACCCTGCCCGCCGTATTGGGCAAGATCCTTAGTACGGCAGCGGACCCCGATGCCTCCGCCATTGATCTCGGTCGGCTCATCGCCGCCGATCAGAGTCTTTCGGCGACGCTCCTCAAGCTTGTGAACTCGTCCTACTACGGTTTCTACAGGCAAATCAAAACCGTTACCCAGGCCATCGTTGTGCTGGGCTTTCTCGAAGTGCGAAATCTGACCCTGACCGCGACCGCCTTTCAGGCTTTCGATTCGGTGCCCTCCAAGTACGACCGCCCCCAGCTCTGGCGTCATTCCCTCGCCGTCGCCATCGCGGCGGATCGCATTGCCAAATTGCTGAAGCGAAATACCGAGGGCTGCTTTGAGTCCGGGCTGCTTCACGACATCGGCAAAGTCGTACTCGACTGGCTTTATCCGGAATTCTTCCGCGACGCCGTCGCCGACGCCAACGCAAAGCCCTGCTCCATTGCCGATGCGGAGCTTCCCATTTTTGGCATGACCCACGCCACCGTGGGCGGGCTCCTGGGCGAATATTGGAATCTCCCGGAGAGCGTCGTGGAAACGATCAGGTTTCATCACGACCCCGCCGCCGCCACGCTGGATCCAGAGCAGGTCTACATCATCGCGGCGGCCAACATTTTGACCTACAAGGCGGGATTGGGCGAAGCGAGCGGTGGGTGCGCGCCGGAGTTGTCCCCGGAGATCATGGCGCGTCTTGGACTCACCGAAGCCCATTGCGCAACCGTGGTGGCCGAACTGGTCGAGAACGCGGCCAAGATCGAGCAGATGGTTGGCAGCCTGACCGGGCGCGCCGCCTGA
- a CDS encoding sensor domain-containing diguanylate cyclase → MESPLLDRLLVAHNTSFSTFIPLHDHAVYLTLLQECLKRLETGADGGAVVVADEATLALVADSGAAIPEWVGTTILAASIPGGTLASIRASVLLPSDRLFVCISNHITLTLLGSHLGEGRFTGGWSLKRVNADALLDCLAAIGSWDGAHAAAVAEIPEPSDKEMSLLAMDLMATHARVQAVQHESIAKDKADLFSVLAILKAISAKRRAHDILFVFVEHISKVVRSDRCSIVRIWGGDPHGHVMASHEDATVVDKTIELFKYPELHHSMNTHQKVLVNDARTSQASEPFVQELKQANINSLVVIPIVLFDQHVGSLLLRAARFEGNFTPREISFFEIVAEAASNALERAQLFESIQVANERLERLAITDGLTGLYNHRHFRDHMQKEFDRASRYRLPLACMIFDVDDFKKLNDTYGHLTGDLVLKEIAERTLKCVRKSDLIARYGGEEFVVIMPQTGREGAEVEGERIRAIIANTPFREVPEDRRVTISAGVSILEHDVMLNAEDLLRAADQALYQAKRNGKNQVVLAPEKGSK, encoded by the coding sequence ATGGAATCTCCTCTATTAGACCGCCTCCTTGTCGCCCACAACACCTCCTTCTCCACCTTCATCCCCCTCCATGATCACGCCGTTTATCTCACCCTGCTTCAGGAGTGTCTCAAGCGTCTGGAAACCGGCGCGGACGGCGGGGCGGTGGTCGTGGCCGATGAAGCCACCCTGGCCTTGGTCGCCGATAGCGGCGCTGCCATTCCCGAGTGGGTGGGGACCACCATCCTCGCCGCCTCCATTCCGGGAGGGACCCTGGCCAGTATTCGCGCTTCGGTTCTCCTGCCCTCGGATCGTCTCTTCGTCTGCATATCGAACCACATCACCCTCACCCTCCTCGGCTCTCACCTGGGTGAAGGCCGATTTACCGGCGGCTGGTCGCTCAAACGCGTCAATGCCGACGCCCTCCTCGATTGCCTCGCCGCCATCGGTAGCTGGGATGGGGCGCACGCCGCCGCGGTCGCCGAAATCCCCGAACCGAGCGACAAGGAAATGTCCTTGCTGGCCATGGACTTGATGGCGACACACGCGCGGGTTCAGGCGGTGCAGCACGAGAGTATCGCCAAAGACAAGGCGGACCTCTTCTCCGTGCTTGCAATCCTGAAGGCCATCTCGGCCAAGCGCAGAGCACACGACATTCTCTTCGTATTCGTCGAGCACATTTCCAAGGTGGTTCGTTCGGACCGCTGCTCCATCGTCCGCATCTGGGGTGGGGATCCCCACGGCCACGTCATGGCTTCCCATGAAGATGCGACCGTAGTGGACAAGACCATCGAGCTCTTCAAGTATCCCGAACTGCATCACAGCATGAACACCCATCAGAAGGTCCTGGTCAACGACGCCCGCACCTCTCAGGCCTCCGAGCCCTTCGTTCAAGAGCTTAAACAGGCCAATATCAACAGCCTCGTCGTCATCCCCATCGTGCTCTTTGATCAGCACGTGGGCTCGTTGCTGTTGCGGGCCGCCCGCTTCGAAGGAAACTTCACCCCGCGGGAAATCAGCTTCTTCGAGATCGTCGCCGAGGCCGCCTCCAATGCGCTGGAACGCGCCCAGCTTTTTGAAAGTATCCAGGTGGCGAACGAGCGCCTCGAACGCCTCGCCATTACGGACGGTCTGACCGGACTTTACAATCATCGGCACTTCCGCGACCATATGCAGAAGGAATTCGACCGGGCGAGCCGCTATCGCCTCCCCCTGGCGTGCATGATCTTTGACGTGGATGACTTCAAGAAGCTCAACGACACCTACGGCCACTTGACGGGCGATCTGGTGCTCAAGGAAATCGCGGAGCGCACCCTCAAGTGCGTTCGAAAGAGCGATCTTATCGCCCGTTACGGCGGCGAGGAATTTGTCGTCATCATGCCCCAGACCGGGCGGGAGGGGGCCGAGGTCGAGGGCGAACGTATTCGCGCCATCATTGCGAACACGCCCTTTCGCGAGGTTCCCGAAGATCGCCGCGTGACGATCAGCGCCGGGGTAAGTATACTGGAGCATGATGTGATGCTGAATGCCGAAGACCTGCTCCGCGCCGCCGATCAGGCGCTGTACCAGGCCAAGCGCAATGGCAAGAATCAAGTGGTGCTGGCACCGGAAAAAGGAAGCAAATGA
- a CDS encoding AI-2E family transporter encodes MVLEVFQNKWVRAVGLLGAIIVVSAVLYLLSAVLVPLFFAFIVAYVFDPVIDKIETYKIKGRHISRVGAIVTLVGGIVLASMLLPLFVFSSVMEQATEMMEPARRQAADADNMEQPGEPLEGAAKVVAPAPTPELPAPTAGDGATGVTEVNGTEVGERITDLFDGPTRSEEDKVAASQFQKVVAAKLEKWLALDSLVRVMKLAGPEVEDPDAMALLRQKIGETVTEDAGAIFKSLFPQFKDAGSSLIRLLGLIGDTFLRSFLFIGNFVLFAFVAIYLLKDYDHIVAACDDLVPHRYRKKTRRIMSSIDRQLRSFLRGQVTVCFCLGAMYAIGFLIAGAPFALLLAFLGALGSFVPYLGLILTIGPAVILTMLHYGPVNWHVGAVLATFVISQFLEGNFLTPRIVGSQVGLGPVWVILAIMVFGSTLGFAGLLLAVPIAATLKVILGELLENYRASDFFSGIDDDGDGPDSETEGEKGSKGRKTGPTASSAGKGRRLKKV; translated from the coding sequence ATGGTTTTAGAAGTCTTTCAGAACAAGTGGGTGCGGGCCGTGGGCCTGCTGGGGGCGATCATTGTCGTTTCCGCCGTGCTCTATCTCCTGAGCGCCGTGCTGGTGCCCCTTTTCTTCGCCTTTATCGTGGCCTATGTTTTTGATCCGGTCATCGACAAGATCGAGACCTACAAGATCAAGGGCCGCCATATCTCGCGGGTGGGCGCGATTGTCACGCTGGTGGGGGGAATTGTTCTGGCTTCCATGCTCCTGCCGTTGTTCGTTTTTTCGAGCGTGATGGAGCAGGCCACTGAAATGATGGAGCCGGCCCGCAGGCAGGCGGCGGACGCGGACAACATGGAGCAGCCCGGCGAGCCATTGGAAGGCGCGGCGAAGGTGGTTGCGCCCGCGCCGACTCCGGAGCTCCCCGCCCCCACTGCCGGTGACGGAGCGACGGGAGTAACGGAGGTCAACGGTACGGAGGTGGGCGAGCGAATCACCGATCTCTTCGACGGGCCAACTCGGTCGGAGGAGGACAAAGTAGCCGCTTCCCAGTTTCAAAAAGTGGTCGCGGCGAAGTTGGAGAAATGGCTGGCTCTGGACAGCCTGGTCCGGGTGATGAAGCTGGCGGGTCCAGAGGTGGAGGATCCCGACGCCATGGCCCTGCTGCGCCAGAAGATCGGCGAGACGGTAACGGAAGACGCGGGCGCCATCTTCAAGTCCCTCTTCCCCCAGTTCAAGGATGCGGGCAGCTCCCTGATTCGACTTCTGGGGCTGATAGGCGATACTTTCCTGCGGTCTTTTCTGTTCATAGGCAACTTTGTGCTGTTTGCCTTCGTGGCCATCTATCTGCTGAAGGACTACGACCACATTGTGGCCGCCTGCGACGACCTGGTGCCCCACCGCTACCGGAAAAAGACGCGCCGGATCATGTCCAGCATTGACCGCCAGTTGCGTTCTTTTCTTCGGGGCCAGGTGACGGTGTGCTTTTGCCTGGGCGCGATGTACGCGATTGGCTTCCTCATCGCGGGAGCGCCTTTCGCCCTGCTGCTGGCGTTCCTTGGGGCGCTGGGGAGCTTCGTCCCTTATCTGGGCCTGATCCTGACCATCGGCCCCGCGGTCATTCTGACCATGCTCCACTACGGCCCGGTGAACTGGCACGTGGGTGCGGTGCTCGCCACGTTTGTCATCTCCCAGTTTCTGGAGGGCAACTTCCTCACGCCGCGCATCGTGGGATCGCAGGTGGGTCTGGGGCCGGTGTGGGTCATCCTGGCGATTATGGTCTTCGGCAGTACGCTGGGGTTCGCCGGGCTGCTGCTGGCGGTGCCGATCGCGGCGACACTCAAAGTTATCCTTGGCGAACTGCTGGAGAACTACCGGGCGTCCGACTTCTTCTCGGGAATCGACGACGACGGGGACGGGCCGGACTCCGAGACCGAAGGTGAAAAAGGCTCCAAAGGCCGCAAGACCGGCCCGACCGCCTCTTCGGCGGGCAAGGGCCGCCGCTTGAAAAAGGTGTAG
- a CDS encoding phosphatidylserine decarboxylase family protein codes for MNKPFNGWKEGLPFYGPVLAAAVLLGFFPVIGWFAPLVALLGVCMALFFRDFPRTVSAAGHEVVSPADGTVVAIEDLDESPHYDGPTRRVSIFLSVFNAHLNRAPYPGTVTAVKYAPGAFKDARLPETSQVNESNAVWMETEKGPMTIRQISGAVARRIVCPVGVGTTLTKGEKFGMIRFGSRTELYLPAGTEVTVTLNQTVYAGLTVMARF; via the coding sequence GTGAATAAACCGTTCAATGGTTGGAAAGAGGGTTTACCCTTCTATGGCCCCGTGCTCGCGGCCGCCGTGCTTCTGGGCTTCTTCCCCGTCATCGGCTGGTTCGCCCCGCTCGTCGCCCTTCTCGGTGTGTGTATGGCGCTCTTCTTCCGCGATTTCCCGCGAACCGTCAGCGCGGCGGGCCACGAAGTCGTCTCCCCGGCGGACGGCACCGTGGTCGCGATTGAGGATCTGGACGAATCCCCCCACTACGACGGCCCCACCCGTCGCGTTTCCATATTCCTCTCCGTCTTCAACGCCCACCTGAACCGCGCACCCTATCCCGGCACCGTGACGGCGGTCAAGTACGCCCCCGGCGCCTTCAAGGACGCCCGGCTGCCCGAGACCTCCCAGGTGAACGAGTCCAACGCCGTCTGGATGGAAACGGAAAAGGGCCCCATGACCATCCGGCAGATCTCCGGCGCAGTGGCCCGCCGCATCGTCTGCCCCGTCGGCGTGGGAACAACCCTCACAAAGGGCGAGAAATTTGGTATGATACGCTTTGGTTCCCGCACTGAACTCTATCTGCCGGCCGGTACGGAAGTCACCGTGACGCTGAACCAGACCGTCTACGCCGGCTTAACCGTGATGGCTCGATTCTGA
- the prmC gene encoding peptide chain release factor N(5)-glutamine methyltransferase, which yields MATVREVLAETAKRLAGVTETPEFEANLLAGHAWGWDRARLIMNAASAADADLLEPLVLRRLAHEPVAHILGNWEFFSLEFDTPPPLLVPRPETEHLVEVALDHLGDSEGRVLDLCTGTGCVILSIAKNARGGEWWAGDLNPIAVDAARANAARHGVTLNVVEGDLFAPLPADAGPFDVIVSNPPYVQDDEWEGLAPDIRNYEDPRALLSGSDGLDCIRRIVAQAQDWLVPGGLLALEMGEAQGPALRTLLAGACYEEIKIAEDLAGHNRIASGRRGSILNRE from the coding sequence ATGGCCACGGTCCGCGAGGTTCTGGCGGAGACGGCAAAACGCCTCGCGGGCGTCACGGAAACCCCCGAGTTCGAAGCCAACCTTCTCGCCGGCCACGCCTGGGGTTGGGACCGTGCCCGACTGATTATGAATGCCGCTTCCGCGGCGGACGCTGACCTCCTGGAGCCACTGGTGCTTCGGAGGCTCGCCCACGAGCCCGTGGCCCATATCCTGGGCAACTGGGAATTCTTCTCTCTCGAATTCGACACGCCGCCGCCCCTGCTCGTGCCACGGCCCGAGACCGAGCATCTCGTCGAGGTTGCCCTTGACCATCTGGGCGACTCGGAAGGGCGCGTGCTGGATCTCTGCACCGGCACCGGCTGCGTGATCCTAAGCATTGCAAAGAACGCCCGAGGCGGGGAATGGTGGGCCGGCGATCTCAATCCAATCGCGGTGGACGCCGCCCGCGCCAACGCCGCCCGCCATGGGGTCACGCTCAACGTTGTCGAAGGCGATCTCTTCGCGCCCCTGCCAGCGGATGCTGGCCCCTTCGATGTGATCGTATCGAATCCACCCTACGTGCAGGATGACGAGTGGGAGGGACTCGCACCGGATATCCGGAACTACGAAGATCCCCGCGCGCTCCTCTCCGGAAGTGACGGGCTGGACTGCATCCGCCGCATCGTCGCACAGGCGCAAGACTGGCTCGTGCCCGGCGGACTTCTCGCGCTGGAGATGGGGGAGGCCCAGGGCCCCGCACTCCGCACACTCCTCGCCGGTGCGTGCTACGAGGAGATAAAGATTGCGGAAGACCTCGCGGGGCACAATAGAATCGCCAGCGGGCGAAGGGGGAGTATTCTGAACCGCGAATGA
- a CDS encoding type B 50S ribosomal protein L31, with protein sequence MKEGIHPKNYRDVVFKDVGADEAWITRSTVKTDRTITWEDGKEYPLFTLEISSRSHPFYTGKQKFIDTEGRVERFQKKYARTLKKD encoded by the coding sequence ATGAAAGAAGGCATTCACCCGAAGAACTACCGGGATGTGGTATTTAAGGATGTAGGCGCGGACGAAGCCTGGATTACCCGCTCCACCGTGAAGACCGATCGCACCATCACCTGGGAAGACGGCAAGGAATATCCCCTCTTCACGCTGGAAATCTCAAGCCGTTCCCATCCCTTCTACACGGGCAAGCAGAAGTTCATCGACACCGAAGGTCGCGTAGAACGCTTCCAGAAGAAGTACGCCCGCACGTTGAAAAAGGACTAA
- the radC gene encoding DNA repair protein RadC, protein MAVREMPETDRPRERLEQVGAEALRDAELIAVLFRTGTRKQGAVGLAEELIRRFGDLRRLGRASLQELQQVPGVGRVKAIELKAALELGMRLARHQSLGRPKISSARDVFDLLKYDFKEYETERFKSVLLNTKNEVLRVVTVSSGSIAETLAAPGDVFREAVRDAAAGIIICHNHPSGNPEPSQADLRLTQQLVEAGKILGVSLLDHVVFGDMKFVSLKERQLM, encoded by the coding sequence ATGGCCGTGCGGGAGATGCCGGAGACGGATCGCCCTCGGGAACGCCTGGAGCAGGTGGGTGCGGAGGCCCTGCGCGATGCCGAGTTGATCGCCGTGTTGTTTCGTACCGGCACCCGCAAGCAGGGCGCGGTCGGACTGGCCGAAGAGCTGATTCGGCGCTTCGGCGATTTGCGTCGTCTGGGGCGCGCAAGTCTTCAGGAATTGCAGCAGGTGCCCGGCGTCGGGCGCGTGAAGGCGATCGAGTTGAAAGCGGCCCTGGAACTGGGAATGCGCCTCGCGCGGCACCAGTCCCTGGGGCGGCCCAAGATCTCCAGTGCGCGGGACGTTTTCGACCTGCTGAAGTACGATTTCAAAGAGTACGAGACGGAGCGCTTCAAGAGCGTGCTCCTGAACACGAAAAACGAAGTGCTCCGGGTCGTGACGGTGTCCAGCGGTTCCATCGCGGAAACACTGGCCGCCCCCGGCGATGTGTTTCGCGAGGCCGTGCGCGATGCGGCCGCCGGAATTATTATATGCCATAACCACCCCAGTGGGAACCCCGAACCGAGCCAGGCCGATCTTCGGCTGACGCAGCAACTGGTCGAGGCGGGCAAGATACTCGGGGTATCCCTCCTGGACCATGTGGTCTTCGGCGATATGAAATTTGTAAGTTTGAAAGAAAGGCAATTGATGTGA
- the prfA gene encoding peptide chain release factor 1, producing MREKLLAVAAESDRLSAAMSTQEVAADPEAYRKHAKAHAEMNDLVRCFRRYEEQENGLREAEAVIREENDPEMLALAEEERDTLRVSLESLEQELRMLLVPKDPNDDKNTIVEIRAGTGGDEAALFVADLFRMYSRFVERKGWKIDVMNSHVTELGGYKEISFQITGDQVFSQMKFEGGVHRVQRVPDTETQGRVHTSAVTVAVMPEAEEVELELDMNDLQFDVYRSSGPGGQSVNTTDSAVRVTYKPTGMIVTCQDEKSQHKNKAKALKVLRARLLDIKMQEEADSRSKDRKSQVGSGDRSERIRTYNFPQNRLTDHRIKLSINSLDRVMSGGELDEVVNSLIAADRAAKLTEE from the coding sequence ATGCGCGAAAAGCTCCTCGCCGTCGCGGCTGAGTCCGACCGGTTGAGCGCGGCCATGTCCACGCAGGAAGTGGCGGCCGATCCCGAAGCCTATCGCAAGCATGCCAAGGCCCACGCCGAGATGAACGATCTCGTGCGCTGTTTTCGCCGCTACGAGGAACAGGAAAACGGCCTCCGGGAAGCCGAGGCCGTTATCCGCGAGGAAAACGACCCCGAAATGCTCGCCCTCGCCGAGGAAGAGCGGGACACGTTGCGTGTCTCGCTCGAGTCCCTTGAGCAGGAGTTGCGCATGCTCCTCGTGCCCAAGGATCCCAACGACGACAAGAACACCATCGTCGAAATCCGGGCGGGCACGGGCGGCGACGAAGCCGCGCTCTTCGTGGCCGATCTCTTCCGCATGTACTCCCGATTTGTGGAGCGCAAGGGCTGGAAGATCGACGTCATGAATTCACACGTCACGGAGCTGGGCGGCTACAAGGAAATCTCTTTCCAGATCACGGGCGATCAGGTCTTCAGTCAAATGAAGTTCGAAGGCGGAGTGCACCGCGTCCAGCGTGTGCCCGATACCGAGACCCAGGGCCGCGTACACACCTCGGCCGTTACCGTGGCCGTAATGCCCGAAGCGGAAGAAGTGGAACTGGAGCTCGACATGAACGATCTCCAGTTCGACGTATACCGCAGTTCCGGGCCCGGTGGCCAGAGCGTGAACACCACCGACTCCGCCGTCCGCGTCACCTATAAGCCCACGGGTATGATCGTCACCTGCCAGGACGAAAAGTCTCAGCACAAGAACAAGGCCAAGGCCCTGAAGGTGCTTCGCGCGCGCCTCCTCGATATTAAGATGCAGGAAGAGGCCGACAGCCGTTCGAAAGACCGCAAGTCTCAGGTGGGGAGCGGCGATCGCAGCGAGCGCATCCGCACCTACAACTTCCCCCAGAATCGCCTTACCGATCACCGCATCAAGCTATCGATCAATTCCCTCGACCGCGTCATGAGCGGCGGCGAGCTGGATGAAGTGGTGAACTCCCTCATCGCCGCCGACCGCGCCGCGAAACTCACGGAAGAGTAA
- a CDS encoding 2-isopropylmalate synthase, protein MAVQIEIFDTTLRDGEQSPGASMDEREKVQMAQQLDRLGVDIIEAGFPIASNQEYEAVRKVGQAVERARVAALARALPKDIERAASALEKAKRPVLHTFLATSDIHLEHKLRMSRQEVLDHVGKAVTLAKSLVPRVEYSAEDATRSDWDFLVEVTKVAVQAGADVINLPDTVGYTTPGEIRGMFEHVIKNVPGSDKIVFSSHNHNDLGLAVANALAAVLGGARQVECTVSGIGERAGNTALEEVVMAMRTRHDIYPFDCGIDSVELVPSSSLLSKITGLAIPYNKPIVGRNAFAHESGIHQHGMIANRQTYEIMTPESVGRNRSELVLGKHSGRAGLANRSEHLGYKLDDAAISQLYEKFIALADKKKEVYDDDLRMLIVSLNNESFEVYHLKQLRTSGNDPSMALVTLSKGEETYTDTATGDGPVHAACMAIERIIGVSGRLEQFDVRATTPGKDALGEAYVTVSFSGKTYKGNGASTDIIEAAVTAYLNAMNKYLALSSSEVPIRPVDVAASV, encoded by the coding sequence ATGGCAGTACAGATCGAGATTTTTGACACCACCCTGCGGGACGGCGAACAGTCGCCCGGAGCGAGCATGGATGAGCGCGAAAAGGTCCAAATGGCCCAGCAGCTCGATCGGCTTGGTGTGGACATTATAGAGGCCGGCTTCCCCATTGCGTCCAACCAGGAGTATGAGGCGGTCCGCAAGGTGGGCCAGGCCGTGGAGCGCGCCCGGGTGGCCGCCCTCGCCCGCGCCCTGCCCAAAGACATCGAGCGCGCGGCCAGCGCGCTGGAAAAAGCGAAGCGCCCCGTGCTGCACACCTTTCTCGCCACCTCCGATATCCACCTCGAACACAAGCTGCGCATGTCGCGTCAGGAAGTGCTCGACCACGTGGGGAAAGCGGTGACCCTGGCCAAGAGCCTCGTGCCGCGCGTGGAATACTCCGCCGAAGACGCCACCCGCTCCGACTGGGACTTCCTGGTGGAGGTCACCAAGGTCGCCGTTCAGGCGGGCGCGGATGTCATCAATCTCCCCGACACCGTGGGCTACACCACTCCCGGCGAAATTCGGGGCATGTTCGAGCACGTGATCAAGAACGTGCCGGGTTCCGACAAGATCGTTTTCTCCTCTCACAACCACAATGATCTCGGTCTCGCCGTGGCCAACGCGCTGGCCGCGGTGCTCGGTGGCGCGCGCCAGGTCGAGTGTACCGTGAGCGGCATTGGCGAGCGCGCGGGCAACACCGCCCTCGAAGAAGTCGTCATGGCCATGCGCACCCGTCACGACATCTATCCCTTCGACTGCGGCATCGATTCCGTCGAGCTGGTGCCCTCCAGCAGTCTCCTCAGCAAGATTACCGGCCTCGCCATCCCCTACAACAAGCCCATTGTCGGCCGCAACGCCTTCGCCCACGAGTCCGGCATTCACCAGCACGGCATGATTGCGAACCGCCAGACCTATGAAATCATGACCCCCGAATCCGTGGGGCGTAACCGGAGCGAGCTGGTCCTGGGTAAGCATTCCGGGCGCGCGGGGCTGGCCAATCGAAGCGAGCACCTGGGCTACAAGCTGGACGACGCCGCCATCAGCCAGCTCTACGAGAAGTTTATCGCCCTGGCCGACAAGAAAAAGGAAGTCTACGACGACGATTTGCGCATGCTGATCGTGTCGCTGAATAACGAAAGCTTCGAGGTATATCACCTCAAGCAGCTACGAACCTCCGGCAATGACCCGTCCATGGCCCTGGTGACCCTTTCCAAAGGCGAGGAGACCTACACCGATACGGCCACGGGCGACGGCCCGGTTCACGCCGCGTGCATGGCCATCGAACGCATCATCGGCGTCTCCGGTCGCCTGGAACAGTTCGATGTCCGCGCCACCACTCCGGGTAAAGACGCCCTGGGCGAGGCTTATGTAACGGTTTCTTTCAGTGGAAAGACCTACAAGGGCAACGGCGCGAGCACGGACATTATCGAAGCCGCCGTTACGGCCTACCTGAACGCCATGAACAAATACCTGGCGCTCTCCAGCAGCGAGGTGCCGATCCGGCCCGTAGATGTTGCGGCCAGCGTCTGA